The proteins below come from a single Pseudarthrobacter sp. SSS035 genomic window:
- a CDS encoding CaiB/BaiF CoA transferase family protein — MKQPITDPTSREGAGRGGSRSRRGVDEVFGRSGSGPLSGIVIADFSRVLAGPYATMLLADMGATVIKVEGADGDDTRTYMPPVRDGEATFFLSVNRNKHSIALDLKDPKDLEVARDLVRASDVMIENFKPGNMERLGLDYAIAAELNPEIIYTSITGFGTGAGAHIPGYDLLVQAASGMMSLTGDQDTQPFRAGVALFDVITGLHAAIGILGALHHKDQTGEGQLVELNLLNSALSGMVNQSAAYVTGGRGANPDGK, encoded by the coding sequence ATGAAACAGCCGATCACCGACCCAACGAGCCGCGAAGGTGCCGGCCGTGGGGGCTCGCGAAGCAGACGGGGAGTTGATGAGGTTTTCGGCCGGTCAGGTTCCGGTCCGCTCAGCGGGATCGTCATCGCGGATTTCAGCCGCGTGCTGGCAGGCCCATACGCCACCATGCTCCTGGCAGACATGGGGGCAACAGTGATCAAAGTCGAGGGCGCGGATGGTGATGACACCCGCACATACATGCCACCGGTACGCGATGGTGAAGCCACCTTCTTCCTCTCCGTAAACCGCAACAAGCACTCCATTGCCCTTGACCTGAAGGACCCCAAAGACCTTGAGGTTGCACGGGATCTGGTGAGGGCCTCGGATGTGATGATTGAAAACTTCAAGCCCGGAAATATGGAACGGCTTGGGCTGGACTATGCTATAGCGGCGGAGCTGAACCCGGAGATCATCTACACGTCGATTACCGGCTTCGGCACTGGCGCCGGAGCCCACATCCCCGGCTACGACCTGCTGGTGCAGGCAGCCTCGGGCATGATGAGCCTCACCGGGGATCAGGACACGCAACCGTTTCGTGCTGGAGTGGCTCTCTTCGACGTCATCACGGGCCTGCACGCGGCTATCGGAATTCTGGGCGCCCTGCACCACAAGGACCAGACAGGCGAAGGCCAACTGGTGGAACTGAACCTCCTGAACTCCGCCCTTTCCGGCATGGTGAACCAGTCCGCGGCCTACGTCACGGGGGGGCGTGGTGCCAACCCGGATGGGAAATGA
- a CDS encoding acyl-CoA dehydrogenase family protein has product MDEFLTAEERELRSRVRNFVDKDLLPVINGYWERAEFPFELIPKLAALGIIGSTIQGFGCPGLSRLAAGMVATEISRGDGSVNTFLGVQSGLAMGTINMLGSQEQKERWLPEMAALGKIGAFALTEPDHGSDSVALETSARREGDSYIISGRKRWIGNASMADVVIIFARDEDDSKVKAFVMERNDDGTYPAGYSTELITGKIGKRAVLQPDITLDNLRVPARNRLTECHSFKDVTRVLTSTRSGASWESLGHAIAAYEAAVAYSKSRHQFGRPIASFQLVQNKLANMLAELTAMQLICFRLAVLAEDGRMTGPMASLAKMHTAQKARWICSEARDMLGGNGVLLENHVARHMTDMEVVSTYEGTDSIQSLLVGREITGISAFS; this is encoded by the coding sequence ATGGACGAGTTCCTCACCGCCGAAGAGCGCGAGCTGAGGAGCCGGGTCCGGAATTTTGTGGACAAGGATCTGCTGCCTGTCATCAATGGCTACTGGGAACGGGCAGAGTTCCCGTTCGAACTCATACCCAAACTGGCGGCGCTCGGAATCATCGGGTCCACCATCCAGGGCTTCGGCTGCCCAGGACTTAGCCGGCTCGCCGCCGGCATGGTGGCCACCGAAATTTCACGCGGTGACGGGTCCGTTAACACCTTCCTTGGAGTCCAGTCCGGTCTGGCCATGGGCACAATCAACATGCTGGGCAGCCAGGAACAGAAGGAGCGCTGGCTCCCGGAAATGGCTGCGCTGGGAAAGATCGGCGCCTTCGCGCTGACCGAGCCGGACCACGGGTCAGATTCGGTGGCCCTGGAAACGAGCGCCCGGCGCGAGGGCGACAGCTACATCATCTCCGGGCGCAAACGCTGGATCGGCAACGCCAGCATGGCCGACGTCGTGATTATTTTTGCCCGCGATGAGGACGACTCGAAGGTCAAGGCCTTTGTGATGGAAAGGAACGACGACGGCACATACCCTGCGGGGTACAGCACCGAGTTGATCACCGGCAAGATCGGCAAGCGCGCCGTCCTGCAGCCGGACATCACCCTGGACAACCTCAGGGTGCCCGCGCGGAACCGGCTGACTGAATGCCACTCCTTCAAGGACGTGACCCGGGTGCTGACGTCCACCCGCAGCGGGGCCTCCTGGGAATCGCTTGGTCACGCAATTGCGGCATACGAAGCGGCCGTGGCGTATTCAAAATCCCGCCATCAGTTCGGCCGGCCCATTGCCAGTTTCCAGCTCGTGCAGAACAAACTGGCCAACATGCTGGCCGAGCTCACTGCCATGCAGCTGATCTGCTTTCGGTTGGCGGTGCTGGCCGAGGACGGCCGCATGACCGGCCCGATGGCCTCGCTGGCCAAGATGCACACGGCACAAAAGGCACGGTGGATCTGCTCGGAAGCAAGGGACATGCTGGGCGGAAACGGTGTGCTGCTGGAAAACCACGTGGCGCGGCATATGACGGACATGGAAGTGGTCTCCACGTATGAGGGCACCGATTCCATCCAGTCCCTCTTGGTGGGCCGTGAAATCACCGGGATCTCAGCTTTCAGCTAG
- a CDS encoding CoA transferase — translation MYPYAPMQTGDGMIIIATGNDAQFARLCAALAMPEVATDPKFAKTLQRNANRDELRDMLHSRLASQSADQWFTQLSDAGLPCAPIQDVRGGIEFAERLGLEPVVLAGTGSRKIPTVRHPVAYSRTPVDYELAPPELNNGSELIRGWLQSQKALAHA, via the coding sequence ATGTACCCATACGCGCCTATGCAGACGGGCGACGGCATGATCATCATTGCCACCGGCAATGACGCCCAGTTCGCGAGACTCTGTGCAGCGTTGGCAATGCCGGAAGTGGCCACGGACCCGAAGTTCGCCAAGACGCTGCAGCGCAATGCCAACCGGGACGAGCTCCGCGACATGCTCCACAGCCGGCTGGCCTCCCAGTCTGCCGATCAGTGGTTCACGCAGCTCTCCGACGCAGGGCTGCCGTGTGCCCCCATTCAGGATGTCCGCGGCGGCATCGAATTTGCCGAGCGGCTCGGCCTGGAACCGGTGGTTTTGGCGGGTACGGGATCGCGCAAGATTCCAACGGTCCGGCATCCAGTGGCCTACTCCCGCACACCCGTTGACTATGAGCTGGCGCCGCCGGAGCTGAACAACGGCTCGGAACTGATCCGCGGCTGGCTCCAGTCGCAGAAAGCCCTGGCCCATGCCTGA
- a CDS encoding CYTH and CHAD domain-containing protein — protein MASQAVEVEKKYDVGQDAEVPSLAEIPGVTRVGEPHVDTLEAVYFDTQTHTLASRDITLRRRTGGVDAGWHLKLTAEGPGPDEESGDAAGGSGSEPRRRRELHAPLGQPGVVPDSLLAHVLAYLRGEDAAPVVRLKTQRTTYALYGEDGVHLADLADDRVSAEMLGAAGGAGDAAAGDAAAPGGEARTRQWREWELELVHGSPELFPAAEEILAAAGALPAKHGSKLAKVLALPARGSGAAAGPKSPGKKGPVSDLLTAYLAEQTREILAHDPGVRLEEPEAVHDLRSATRRARSALQAYRRFYNALAVRHLGTELKWLGRVLGVPRDAEVMLDRLRGHIAELPPVLASAVKDRLEDDLGASRDAAHRKLQMAMVSARYFQLLDGLEAFLDNPPVRPGAAAPARKAAGKLVAKAAKRLERAARTAKRTHRGAEHETALHQVRKDAKRLRHVAESVEPVHGKHATKIAKAARRQQQILGGFHDSVVARDLLAKLAAAPDLPEAVASAYVTLHTRQVQLAADAEAEYLKERKKSLKVLRGKVI, from the coding sequence ATGGCTTCGCAGGCAGTTGAGGTCGAAAAGAAGTACGACGTCGGTCAGGACGCCGAGGTGCCGTCGCTCGCGGAGATCCCCGGGGTCACCCGGGTAGGGGAGCCCCACGTGGACACCCTGGAAGCGGTGTACTTCGACACGCAAACCCACACGCTCGCCTCCCGTGACATCACGCTTCGCCGCCGCACCGGCGGAGTCGACGCTGGCTGGCACCTGAAGCTGACCGCGGAGGGCCCCGGACCCGACGAGGAGTCTGGCGACGCAGCCGGCGGCTCCGGCTCGGAACCCCGGCGGCGCCGCGAGCTGCACGCCCCGCTGGGCCAGCCCGGCGTCGTTCCTGACAGCCTGTTGGCGCACGTGCTGGCCTACCTCCGCGGCGAGGATGCAGCCCCGGTGGTCCGGCTGAAAACCCAGCGGACCACCTATGCGTTATATGGCGAGGACGGTGTCCATCTGGCGGACCTGGCGGATGACCGCGTGAGCGCAGAGATGCTCGGCGCTGCGGGCGGCGCGGGTGACGCCGCGGCGGGGGACGCGGCAGCGCCCGGGGGAGAGGCCCGGACGCGGCAGTGGCGTGAATGGGAGCTCGAGCTGGTGCACGGGAGTCCTGAACTGTTCCCGGCCGCTGAGGAAATCCTGGCGGCCGCCGGGGCGCTCCCGGCCAAGCACGGGTCCAAGCTGGCAAAAGTCCTGGCACTGCCGGCCAGGGGGTCCGGTGCCGCTGCGGGCCCAAAAAGTCCTGGCAAAAAGGGGCCTGTGTCGGACCTCCTGACCGCCTACCTGGCTGAGCAGACCAGGGAGATCCTGGCGCACGATCCCGGCGTCCGCCTGGAGGAACCCGAGGCTGTGCACGACCTGCGGTCGGCCACCCGCCGGGCCCGTTCGGCGCTGCAAGCCTACCGGCGGTTCTACAATGCCCTGGCTGTGCGGCACCTCGGTACCGAGCTCAAATGGCTTGGCCGCGTGCTGGGCGTGCCGCGGGACGCTGAAGTTATGCTGGACCGCCTGCGCGGGCATATAGCGGAGCTGCCCCCGGTACTGGCCTCGGCGGTGAAGGACCGGCTGGAGGATGACCTGGGAGCGAGCCGGGACGCAGCCCACCGGAAACTCCAGATGGCGATGGTTTCCGCGCGCTATTTCCAACTCCTGGACGGCCTCGAGGCTTTCCTTGACAACCCGCCGGTCCGCCCGGGCGCCGCAGCCCCCGCCCGCAAGGCGGCCGGCAAGCTGGTGGCAAAGGCAGCCAAGAGGCTGGAGCGCGCAGCCAGGACAGCCAAGCGGACACACAGGGGAGCCGAGCACGAGACGGCGCTGCACCAGGTGCGCAAGGACGCCAAGCGGCTGCGGCACGTGGCGGAGTCCGTGGAGCCGGTCCACGGCAAGCACGCCACGAAAATCGCCAAGGCCGCGCGCCGCCAGCAGCAGATCCTCGGCGGTTTCCACGACAGCGTGGTGGCCCGGGACCTGCTGGCCAAGCTGGCGGCGGCGCCGGACCTGCCCGAGGCCGTCGCGTCAGCCTACGTCACGCTGCATACCCGGCAGGTGCAGCTCGCGGCCGACGCCGAAGCTGAGTACCTGAAGGAACGCAAGAAGTCCCTCAAGGTCCTCCGGGGGAAGGTCATCTAG
- a CDS encoding MFS transporter encodes MTVAPSDAPMLSDAPPKPRSAVVFGVIALVLIGLNLRAGIAGASALLHDFQQVLGYGPLVAAIIPSIPTLCFAVAGAATSWLTGRLGVEKAILLALGFLAGGLLLRGIPATGMLVAGTVVGMSGLAVCNVAMPSFIREHFAHRTSAMTALYTVTMTTGATVTAVAVVPLALTLGSPSAAVGAIGFLAVAAFLGFLPVVLHAHRNSVRSTAPRISPWPLLRTRKGQLLTAIFALQALLAYSLISWFPSMLIGMGLSSADSGLMYGLMQLVSVPAGMVLLAIGSRPRMLRPALYLVSVTMVAGLASLLVVPVGLAIIPTVLLGFGLGIFPLVMVMISRSGTSTAETTALSTLAQSTGYLLATAGPFGAGLLFSGTGGWSLPVALLLGLAVAQVVVAHLISHAPLSGLKK; translated from the coding sequence ATGACTGTTGCCCCTTCAGATGCCCCGATGCTGTCCGACGCGCCGCCCAAACCGCGCTCCGCCGTCGTCTTCGGAGTCATTGCGCTGGTGCTGATTGGGCTGAACCTGCGGGCGGGGATCGCGGGCGCGTCTGCCCTCCTCCATGATTTTCAGCAGGTCCTGGGCTACGGACCGCTGGTGGCGGCGATCATTCCGTCCATCCCGACGCTCTGTTTTGCGGTGGCGGGCGCGGCGACGTCGTGGCTGACCGGACGGCTCGGCGTCGAGAAGGCCATCCTGCTGGCACTTGGATTCCTGGCCGGCGGGCTGCTGCTCCGCGGGATCCCGGCAACGGGCATGCTGGTGGCGGGCACCGTGGTGGGGATGTCCGGCCTGGCGGTCTGCAACGTGGCCATGCCGTCATTCATCCGCGAGCATTTTGCCCACCGGACGTCGGCGATGACGGCGCTGTATACCGTCACCATGACCACCGGCGCCACTGTCACCGCCGTCGCCGTGGTCCCGCTGGCCCTGACGCTCGGCTCGCCGTCCGCCGCGGTGGGCGCGATCGGATTCCTGGCAGTGGCTGCTTTCCTGGGCTTCCTGCCCGTCGTTCTGCATGCGCACCGCAACAGCGTCCGGAGCACGGCGCCCCGCATCTCCCCGTGGCCACTGCTGCGTACCCGGAAGGGCCAGCTGCTTACCGCCATTTTTGCCCTCCAGGCGCTGCTCGCCTACTCGCTGATCAGCTGGTTCCCGTCGATGCTGATCGGCATGGGCCTCAGCTCAGCGGACAGCGGCCTGATGTACGGGCTGATGCAGCTGGTGTCCGTGCCTGCCGGCATGGTGCTGCTCGCCATCGGCTCGCGGCCCCGGATGCTCCGGCCGGCGCTGTATCTGGTCAGCGTCACCATGGTGGCCGGCCTGGCGTCACTGCTGGTGGTGCCGGTGGGCCTGGCCATCATTCCCACCGTCCTGCTCGGTTTCGGCCTGGGCATTTTCCCGCTGGTGATGGTGATGATCAGCCGGAGCGGGACAAGCACCGCCGAGACCACGGCCCTGTCCACCCTGGCGCAGTCCACCGGCTACTTGCTGGCCACGGCAGGCCCCTTCGGCGCCGGCCTGCTGTTCAGCGGCACTGGCGGCTGGTCGCTTCCCGTGGCACTCCTGCTGGGCCTTGCCGTGGCCCAAGTGGTGGTGGCCCACCTGATCTCACATGCCCCCTTGTCCGGCCTGAAGAAGTAG
- a CDS encoding LysR substrate-binding domain-containing protein, which produces MELHQIRAFLAVAEELHFGRAAAKLHMAQPPLSRAIQRLEHELKAPLFIRSTRTVHLTAAGEALLAPARDILDACRRSAVAVASVGKGETGRVRVAFAGVSSHVLIGKLAKLVRETHPGIEFQLYSSNFALPAMDKVISGAMEVGLGRWNFIPAALESRIVANERLVIALHAAHPLSQRTSLLMSDLEGQPFVTLPQHPGAILHDFLHRLANGAGYAPAIVHMAPDSQTLMALVAAEIGVALTVSSVPDNFQYPGVVFLPLDDPVEPIQLRLAWRKDNNSPALREVLRLSEEVLPTPGSSPRS; this is translated from the coding sequence GTGGAATTACACCAAATCCGGGCCTTCCTGGCCGTCGCCGAAGAGCTGCACTTTGGCCGAGCCGCAGCGAAACTGCACATGGCGCAGCCGCCCCTGAGCCGCGCAATCCAGCGGCTGGAGCACGAGCTCAAGGCCCCACTTTTTATCCGCAGCACCCGGACCGTCCATTTAACGGCGGCAGGGGAGGCCCTGCTGGCACCTGCCCGGGACATCTTGGATGCCTGCCGGAGATCCGCCGTTGCGGTGGCATCGGTGGGCAAGGGTGAAACGGGACGCGTGCGGGTGGCGTTCGCAGGAGTTTCATCGCACGTTTTGATTGGCAAACTCGCCAAGCTCGTCCGGGAGACCCATCCCGGCATCGAGTTTCAGCTCTACAGTTCAAATTTCGCGTTGCCGGCCATGGACAAAGTGATTAGTGGCGCCATGGAAGTTGGACTCGGCCGGTGGAACTTCATTCCGGCAGCCCTGGAATCACGGATCGTGGCCAACGAACGGCTGGTCATTGCCCTGCACGCGGCGCACCCGCTGAGCCAGCGTACTTCGCTGCTGATGTCTGACCTGGAGGGACAGCCTTTTGTCACGCTGCCCCAGCACCCGGGAGCCATCCTGCACGACTTTCTCCACCGCCTGGCCAATGGCGCCGGCTACGCTCCGGCAATAGTGCATATGGCCCCGGATTCCCAAACGCTGATGGCACTTGTGGCCGCAGAAATCGGAGTGGCGCTGACGGTTTCCTCGGTTCCGGATAATTTCCAATACCCAGGGGTGGTGTTCCTGCCGCTGGACGACCCCGTGGAACCCATCCAGCTGAGGCTGGCCTGGCGCAAAGACAATAACAGCCCCGCGCTGCGCGAAGTGCTGAGGCTCTCGGAAGAAGTGCTGCCGACACCCGGGTCGTCACCCCGTTCATGA
- a CDS encoding thioesterase family protein, protein MPEPFRTKVCPRWSDQDLNGHVNHAAVVTLLEESRIRWRSGHPWPAGAPTVVAALELNYRRPVTHGEDLTVDLWVTRIGSSSFTLNCEARQNGLLAVDGRTVLVSVTPENGAPRPLEEPERRWLEDFQTEAHQHSTRKPMEQM, encoded by the coding sequence ATGCCTGAACCGTTCCGAACGAAGGTCTGCCCGCGCTGGTCTGACCAGGATCTCAACGGCCATGTTAACCATGCCGCCGTCGTCACACTCCTGGAGGAATCGCGGATTCGCTGGCGGTCGGGGCATCCGTGGCCGGCGGGCGCTCCCACAGTGGTGGCCGCGCTTGAGCTGAACTACCGCAGACCCGTGACCCATGGCGAGGACCTGACCGTGGACCTTTGGGTTACCAGGATCGGTTCGTCTTCCTTCACCCTCAACTGCGAAGCCAGGCAAAACGGCCTGCTTGCTGTCGACGGACGGACTGTACTCGTTTCGGTCACCCCGGAAAACGGAGCTCCGCGGCCGCTTGAGGAACCGGAACGCCGCTGGCTTGAAGACTTCCAAACCGAAGCGCACCAGCATTCCACCCGCAAACCAATGGAGCAGATGTGA
- a CDS encoding DUF1206 domain-containing protein: MADGESAIGEAADAVEEASDTKALDVVARSGFGVMALLHIIVGAIAIAVAFGQPGQAEATGAIEQLGANPWGPAVLWSCVVACTGLALWQLSEATLRARHLPSAKRWGKLISSGCLAVAYGSVGLSFTGFAVGIRADSGDTTRDVSTALLAAPFGLPVLVAVGLTTMGVGVYFVVKGLRRGFKDELFRFEGTRRGKLIDALGVTGHVAKGIALNLAGLLFVIAAGKQSPEESTGLDGSLKALRDHPFGPHLLVAIGAGFICYGLFALVRARFGRM, translated from the coding sequence ATGGCAGACGGGGAATCAGCCATCGGCGAGGCCGCGGATGCCGTCGAGGAGGCGTCGGACACCAAGGCGCTGGACGTTGTGGCGCGCTCGGGATTCGGTGTGATGGCCCTGCTGCACATCATTGTTGGTGCCATTGCCATCGCCGTGGCCTTCGGTCAGCCGGGGCAGGCGGAAGCCACCGGTGCCATCGAGCAACTGGGCGCCAACCCGTGGGGACCGGCTGTGCTGTGGTCCTGTGTGGTGGCGTGCACCGGCCTGGCGTTGTGGCAGCTTAGTGAAGCCACCCTGCGTGCCCGGCACCTGCCCAGTGCGAAACGCTGGGGAAAACTGATCTCGTCAGGATGCCTGGCCGTTGCCTACGGAAGCGTGGGGCTCAGCTTCACAGGATTCGCCGTGGGAATTCGCGCGGACTCCGGAGATACCACCCGGGATGTCAGCACCGCGCTGCTTGCTGCCCCGTTCGGGCTGCCCGTGCTGGTGGCGGTGGGCCTGACCACGATGGGCGTGGGCGTCTACTTCGTAGTCAAGGGGCTGCGGCGCGGGTTCAAGGACGAACTTTTCCGGTTCGAGGGCACCCGCCGCGGCAAGCTCATCGACGCCCTCGGCGTCACGGGGCACGTGGCTAAAGGAATCGCCCTGAACCTGGCCGGACTGCTGTTTGTTATCGCCGCCGGGAAGCAGAGTCCCGAGGAATCCACCGGTCTGGACGGCAGCCTGAAGGCGCTCCGCGACCATCCGTTCGGCCCGCACCTGCTCGTCGCCATCGGGGCGGGCTTCATCTGCTACGGCCTGTTCGCGCTGGTCCGGGCCCGGTTTGGCCGGATGTAA
- a CDS encoding FadR/GntR family transcriptional regulator, whose protein sequence is MTLSTSHRQPLADEVTAKLRQMIHSGEWPLDQRIPAEPELMQGLGVSRGTLREAIRALAHSGMLEVRRGDGTYVRATSEMSGAARRMYQDHSDEHILEVRLGLDTQAARLAARNATADDVAALRAVLATREVAWNAADFEGWARADWDFHARVAQATGNPLLHELYVSFGDVFHQDLLKQQRKGRLDGLTYEGHGALVDAIEAHDADAAVASVNQNLNTCAEWLRA, encoded by the coding sequence ATGACCCTGAGCACCTCACACCGCCAGCCCCTCGCCGACGAGGTCACCGCCAAACTCCGGCAGATGATCCACTCCGGCGAGTGGCCCCTTGACCAGCGCATCCCCGCCGAGCCGGAACTCATGCAGGGCCTGGGCGTCTCGCGCGGCACGTTGCGCGAGGCCATCAGGGCCCTGGCCCACAGCGGGATGCTGGAGGTCCGCCGGGGCGACGGCACCTACGTCCGCGCCACCAGCGAAATGTCCGGCGCCGCCCGGCGCATGTACCAGGACCACTCGGACGAACACATCCTCGAGGTCCGGCTGGGGCTGGACACCCAGGCCGCGCGCCTGGCCGCCCGGAACGCAACGGCCGACGACGTCGCCGCCCTGCGTGCCGTGCTCGCCACCCGGGAGGTCGCCTGGAACGCCGCGGACTTCGAGGGGTGGGCCCGGGCGGACTGGGACTTCCACGCGCGCGTGGCCCAGGCCACCGGGAACCCGCTGCTGCACGAGCTCTACGTCAGTTTCGGCGACGTGTTCCACCAGGACCTGCTCAAGCAGCAACGCAAGGGCCGGCTGGACGGCCTCACGTACGAGGGCCACGGCGCCCTGGTGGACGCGATCGAGGCCCACGACGCCGACGCCGCGGTGGCCAGCGTCAACCAGAACCTGAACACCTGCGCGGAGTGGCTGCGGGCGTAG
- the fabG gene encoding 3-oxoacyl-ACP reductase FabG translates to MSRFKNRVAIVTGGAQGIGAATALRLAAEGGTVVVLDLNEDGAKATAQQISAHQEVVTAGGQAVAAVCDVTDELAVERVFEEIHNEFGRLDILVNNAGITRDNLFFKMNLSEWDAVVTTNLTSAYLCSRAAQRYMVPAKYGKIVCLSSRSALGNRGQANYAAAKAGIQGLTSTLAIELGPFNINVNAVAPGYIATSMTAATAERVGSSPAQHQEEVAARTPLGRVGQPGEIASAVAFFASDDSSYVSGQTLYINGGAR, encoded by the coding sequence ATGAGCAGATTCAAGAACAGGGTGGCAATTGTCACCGGCGGCGCGCAGGGAATCGGCGCCGCCACCGCACTGAGGCTCGCCGCCGAGGGCGGCACCGTAGTGGTTTTGGACCTCAACGAGGACGGTGCCAAGGCAACAGCGCAACAGATTTCCGCCCACCAGGAGGTGGTGACAGCGGGCGGCCAGGCCGTTGCCGCCGTCTGCGACGTAACGGATGAACTTGCCGTTGAACGGGTTTTTGAAGAAATCCACAACGAGTTCGGCCGCCTGGACATCCTGGTGAACAATGCCGGCATCACCCGCGACAATCTCTTCTTCAAGATGAACCTCTCCGAATGGGACGCCGTGGTCACCACGAACCTGACCAGCGCCTACCTCTGCTCACGGGCCGCGCAGCGTTACATGGTGCCGGCCAAATACGGCAAGATCGTCTGCCTGAGCAGCCGCAGCGCACTGGGAAACCGCGGACAGGCCAACTATGCCGCGGCCAAGGCCGGCATCCAGGGCCTGACGTCAACGCTTGCCATTGAGCTGGGCCCGTTCAACATCAATGTCAATGCGGTGGCCCCCGGCTACATTGCCACGTCCATGACCGCGGCAACAGCGGAGCGCGTTGGCAGCAGCCCGGCCCAGCACCAGGAAGAGGTGGCCGCCCGGACTCCCCTGGGACGCGTCGGCCAGCCCGGGGAGATAGCGTCAGCCGTCGCCTTCTTTGCCAGCGACGACTCCTCCTACGTTTCGGGGCAGACCCTCTATATCAATGGCGGTGCCCGCTGA
- a CDS encoding acyl-CoA dehydrogenase family protein, translating into MTTAATATLNDDVLNLDSLLTTDELALRRKVRGFVAERIRPNINAWYEDAHFPLDLVPELGELGVLGMHLKGYGCPGRTAVEYGLAAMELEAGDSGLRTFVSVQGSLAMTAIHKWGSEEQKNEHLPPMARGEVIGCFGLTEPTAGSDPSSMATVARPDGHGGWIINGAKRWIGLASVAQIAVIWANTDDGIRGFIVPTDTAGFTATAIGSKLSMRASIQCDITLEDVRLPGTAILPGAKGLRGPFSCLNEARYGIIWGALGAARDAYEVALGYSQERMQFGKPLAGYQLTQEKLVNMLLEIQKGTLLAIHTGRLKDAGALEPVQVSVGKLNNVREAIAICREARTILGGNGITLDYSPLRHANNLESVRTYEGTDEVHTLILGNHITGVSAFR; encoded by the coding sequence GTGACCACAGCTGCGACCGCAACGCTGAACGATGACGTCCTCAACCTGGACAGCTTGCTGACCACTGACGAGCTGGCACTCCGCCGCAAAGTCCGCGGTTTTGTGGCAGAGCGCATCCGACCCAACATCAACGCCTGGTACGAAGACGCCCATTTCCCGCTGGACCTTGTGCCTGAGCTGGGAGAGCTCGGCGTCCTGGGCATGCATCTGAAAGGGTACGGATGTCCCGGCCGGACCGCCGTCGAATACGGTCTCGCCGCGATGGAGCTGGAAGCCGGCGATTCCGGTCTGCGAACCTTCGTCAGCGTCCAGGGATCCCTGGCCATGACCGCCATCCATAAGTGGGGATCCGAGGAGCAGAAGAACGAGCACCTGCCGCCGATGGCCCGCGGTGAAGTGATCGGCTGCTTCGGACTTACCGAACCCACGGCAGGTTCGGATCCTTCCAGCATGGCCACCGTGGCCCGGCCGGACGGTCACGGCGGATGGATCATCAACGGTGCAAAGCGCTGGATTGGCCTCGCGTCCGTGGCTCAGATTGCTGTCATCTGGGCTAATACCGACGACGGGATCCGCGGGTTCATCGTACCCACGGACACGGCCGGGTTTACCGCCACCGCCATTGGGTCGAAGCTCTCCATGCGGGCCTCGATCCAATGCGACATCACCCTCGAAGACGTTCGGCTGCCGGGAACGGCAATACTGCCGGGAGCCAAGGGACTCAGGGGGCCTTTTTCCTGCCTCAACGAGGCGCGCTACGGAATCATCTGGGGCGCCTTGGGTGCTGCCCGCGATGCCTACGAAGTCGCCTTGGGCTACTCGCAAGAGCGAATGCAGTTCGGCAAGCCGCTGGCCGGCTACCAACTTACGCAGGAGAAGCTGGTGAACATGCTGCTGGAAATCCAGAAGGGCACGCTGCTGGCCATTCACACCGGCCGGCTGAAGGATGCGGGAGCGCTGGAACCGGTCCAGGTCTCCGTGGGGAAGCTGAACAACGTCCGCGAAGCCATTGCCATCTGCCGGGAGGCGCGGACCATTCTCGGAGGCAACGGCATCACCCTGGACTATTCACCGCTGCGGCATGCCAACAATCTCGAATCTGTCCGCACCTACGAGGGAACAGACGAAGTGCACACACTGATTCTTGGCAACCACATTACGGGCGTGTCAGCGTTCCGCTAG